In bacterium, one genomic interval encodes:
- a CDS encoding Ig-like domain-containing protein, with product MKRGIIAFAAALLFVAGCGQSDEPFQTIDPADQAIEQQPPQGDEATQTPPVASGDEVILPGNPGVPNEEVPPPSPTAPAEDSGQSDQDCAASGDCPEIGTPPLAALTVTKTNSTGQNAHPNGGIIVTFSAPVDPASVTTDSLVLTPYRKVTKVSRYLGMDRAYFFIVETREEDTPYTATVKKGIKSQDGGVLTEDFTWYFKTGDFSQPRVTGVVTMTHSIVWVVFSEPIDMASCIEKNCIQVNNVGTILPVPVSGTLSLAAGGGGKIVAFTSDEPMAIEHDDAVYGSGAYFVTAWGADEDSARAASDKAGNTLVTTYKKNLADTQFKFSALH from the coding sequence ATGAAAAGAGGAATCATCGCTTTCGCCGCCGCCTTGCTCTTTGTCGCGGGCTGCGGCCAGTCCGACGAACCGTTTCAGACGATCGACCCGGCGGATCAGGCGATCGAGCAGCAACCTCCGCAGGGGGATGAGGCCACCCAGACGCCTCCCGTGGCCTCCGGGGACGAGGTCATCCTGCCCGGAAACCCAGGTGTTCCGAACGAGGAGGTCCCCCCTCCGTCGCCCACCGCCCCGGCCGAGGATTCCGGCCAGTCGGACCAGGACTGCGCCGCGTCCGGCGACTGTCCCGAGATCGGGACTCCTCCCTTGGCGGCATTGACGGTCACAAAGACGAACTCGACGGGTCAGAATGCCCATCCGAACGGCGGGATCATCGTCACCTTCAGCGCGCCCGTCGATCCGGCGAGCGTCACGACGGACTCCCTCGTCCTGACGCCTTACCGCAAGGTGACCAAGGTCAGCCGATATCTGGGCATGGACCGCGCTTATTTTTTCATCGTCGAGACGCGAGAAGAGGACACGCCCTACACCGCCACCGTGAAAAAGGGGATCAAGTCCCAGGATGGCGGCGTCCTGACGGAGGATTTTACCTGGTACTTCAAGACCGGCGACTTCTCGCAGCCCCGGGTGACGGGCGTTGTGACGATGACTCATTCGATCGTCTGGGTCGTCTTCAGCGAGCCGATCGACATGGCCTCCTGCATCGAAAAGAACTGCATTCAGGTCAACAACGTCGGAACGATCCTTCCCGTCCCCGTTTCCGGAACGCTCTCCCTCGCAGCGGGGGGCGGCGGCAAGATCGTCGCTTTCACATCCGACGAGCCCATGGCGATCGAACACGACGATGCCGTGTACGGGTCCGGGGCCTACTTCGTGACGGCCTGGGGAGCGGACGAGGACTCCGCGCGCGCCGCCAGCGACAAGGCCGGAAACACCCTCGTGACAACCTACAAAAAGAACCTCGCG